A single genomic interval of Chloroflexota bacterium harbors:
- the murJ gene encoding murein biosynthesis integral membrane protein MurJ codes for MSEPHSPTSSNRLAWLRAGGSTVAGGATILMVSYVLSRVLGLAREVAISARFGTSSELDAYVAAFRLPDLAFLLFAGGALSSAYIPLYREVLARNDRAAARAFTSAALNAVILAVGFFVAVIILLAPWIVPLFTHGFNSETRTLTVALLGIVAFSPLLLAASEVFTATLHTRQHFLLPALAPLLYNAAILVGAVVLALQWGIYGVAAGVVIGAGLHLLVQIPAFRALGPGYRLTLDPHLPELKLLIQRTAPRMAGLVTVHLSLLFIMVTLASGLGEGVVASLHYAWTLMMLPLGVFGMSVARAWFPQFATAAVDGPTPELARQLTAAMRTVLFFLLPSTAGLVLFAPLIVATIFERGAFDVASTELTAWALLFFGVGLAGHGAVEVLNRGFFALKDTWTPVLIGIVSMGLGIALAYFLMGPLAQGGLALGISLAVLLEAVWLWVLLARRVPDFRFLTGLPPLLLCALLGAGVSGGLQWLAPLGTAPPILLLVLYGAVFLAVYIASALLLGVPEARTVWQRLPLLRR; via the coding sequence ATGTCTGAACCTCACAGTCCAACCTCTTCTAACCGCTTGGCGTGGCTGCGGGCTGGTGGCAGCACCGTCGCTGGTGGCGCGACCATCCTCATGGTGAGCTACGTGCTTTCGCGCGTGTTGGGGTTGGCGCGGGAAGTCGCCATTAGCGCGCGGTTTGGGACGTCCAGCGAACTTGACGCCTACGTGGCGGCGTTTCGGCTGCCGGATTTGGCGTTCCTGCTCTTTGCCGGCGGCGCGTTGAGCTCCGCCTACATCCCGCTCTACCGCGAGGTGCTGGCGCGCAACGACCGCGCCGCCGCGCGCGCCTTTACGAGTGCGGCCCTCAACGCCGTCATCCTGGCCGTGGGGTTCTTTGTCGCCGTCATCATCCTGCTTGCCCCGTGGATCGTGCCGCTCTTTACCCATGGCTTCAATAGCGAGACCCGGACACTCACTGTCGCGCTGCTTGGCATTGTCGCGTTCTCGCCTTTGTTGCTCGCGGCGAGCGAAGTGTTTACGGCCACGCTCCACACGCGGCAACACTTCCTGCTACCCGCGCTGGCGCCGCTGCTCTACAACGCAGCCATCCTCGTCGGCGCCGTGGTGCTGGCGCTGCAGTGGGGCATCTACGGCGTGGCGGCCGGGGTCGTCATTGGCGCGGGCTTGCACCTGCTCGTGCAGATACCGGCCTTTCGCGCCTTGGGCCCGGGCTACCGCCTAACCCTTGACCCGCACCTGCCGGAGCTGAAGCTTCTCATCCAACGCACCGCACCGCGGATGGCCGGTCTGGTTACCGTCCACCTCTCCTTATTGTTCATCATGGTCACGCTCGCCTCCGGGTTGGGCGAGGGGGTGGTTGCGTCGCTCCACTATGCGTGGACTCTGATGATGCTGCCGTTGGGCGTTTTCGGCATGTCCGTGGCGCGGGCGTGGTTTCCGCAATTCGCAACTGCCGCCGTGGACGGCCCCACGCCTGAGTTAGCTCGGCAGCTTACGGCGGCCATGCGCACGGTGCTCTTTTTCCTGCTGCCGTCGACAGCGGGACTAGTCCTCTTCGCACCGCTCATCGTCGCCACGATATTCGAGCGCGGCGCATTCGACGTTGCCTCCACCGAACTCACCGCCTGGGCGCTGCTCTTCTTTGGGGTCGGCCTGGCCGGGCACGGCGCGGTGGAAGTGCTGAACCGGGGCTTCTTTGCGCTCAAGGACACGTGGACGCCAGTCCTGATCGGCATCGTGAGCATGGGGCTGGGCATCGCTTTGGCGTACTTTCTCATGGGTCCCCTGGCGCAGGGCGGCCTGGCCCTGGGCATCTCACTGGCGGTATTGCTCGAGGCTGTTTGGCTGTGGGTGCTGCTGGCGCGGCGGGTGCCGGACTTTCGGTTTCTCACCGGCCTGCCGCCCTTGTTGCTGTGCGCACTTCTCGGCGCAGGAGTGAGCGGCGGGCTGCAGTGGCTGGCGCCGCTCGGCACCGCGCCGCCCATCCTCCTGCTGGTGCTCTATGGAGCGGTCTTCCTTGCCGTCTACATCGCCTCCGCGCTGCTGCTCGGCGTGCCGGAGGCGCGGACCGTGTGGCAGCGGCTACCCCTGCTGCGCCGGTAG
- a CDS encoding permease prefix domain 1-containing protein, whose product MARLTPETERFLRKAVAGLPSRKRKEARDELRAHLKDSIAQGIAQGSERARAEQKAVAALGDVAELNRGLLRSHYGKKWLLHHILHKLGWWLPELPHIQLRPKFIIWKHTSKYPHQYAEGRYDEIIPRLERELASRGPNDDIHHELGLAYNAGGDYERALTHLQAAVDLRKAHSQPKTSPEERHMGLAIAYGNLAGVLETLGRHDKAESAIRAGLTADGRSFMLNYQQAKYLVGRGDVSEALEHLEVSLRDPTTVVGNFDFGETLLLILATDRFDPLRRDPRFSVLVQRAYGDLAGTLEPMAGDAEVEQTLQDSLGEHGEDLLLNYQKAKVCLEKGDLDGAFQHLEASLSDKASSGNFGKTLLFLLTSQVFDPLRDDPRFDHLLMQASHWP is encoded by the coding sequence ATGGCGCGCTTGACGCCGGAAACGGAACGCTTTCTCCGCAAGGCCGTAGCAGGTCTACCGTCGCGGAAGCGTAAAGAAGCCAGGGACGAATTGCGCGCGCACCTGAAAGATTCCATTGCGCAAGGGATAGCGCAAGGCAGCGAACGCGCGCGAGCGGAGCAAAAAGCCGTGGCGGCGCTTGGCGATGTAGCGGAACTCAACCGTGGGCTGTTGCGTTCGCATTACGGCAAGAAGTGGCTGCTTCACCACATCCTCCACAAACTCGGCTGGTGGCTCCCTGAATTGCCACACATCCAATTGCGCCCGAAGTTCATAATTTGGAAGCATACGAGCAAGTACCCCCATCAATATGCCGAGGGCCGATATGACGAAATCATCCCCCGCTTGGAACGAGAACTTGCTTCCCGTGGACCGAATGACGACATTCACCACGAACTTGGTTTGGCCTACAACGCCGGTGGCGACTACGAGCGCGCGCTAACGCACTTACAGGCAGCGGTGGATTTGCGTAAAGCGCACTCGCAGCCGAAAACGTCGCCAGAAGAACGCCACATGGGGCTTGCAATAGCCTATGGCAATTTAGCAGGGGTCTTGGAGACATTGGGCAGACATGACAAGGCCGAGTCGGCGATACGCGCCGGTCTCACCGCCGACGGCAGGAGCTTCATGTTGAATTATCAACAGGCGAAATACCTGGTAGGGCGCGGCGACGTTAGCGAAGCTTTGGAACATCTCGAAGTTTCCCTGAGAGATCCTACGACAGTCGTCGGCAACTTCGATTTTGGTGAAACCCTCCTGCTCATCTTGGCTACAGATAGATTTGACCCTCTGCGCAGAGATCCACGTTTCAGTGTGCTTGTGCAACGCGCATACGGAGACCTGGCGGGCACACTCGAGCCCATGGCCGGTGACGCCGAGGTCGAGCAAACGCTGCAAGACAGTCTTGGCGAGCACGGTGAAGACCTCCTGTTGAATTACCAGAAGGCCAAAGTCTGTTTGGAAAAGGGCGATCTAGACGGTGCGTTTCAACATTTGGAGGCTTCCTTGAGCGACAAAGCTTCAAGCGGCAACTTTGGAAAGACCCTCCTCTTCCTCTTGACCTCTCAAGTCTTCGACCCCTTGCGAGACGATCCTCGATTCGATCACCTTTTGATGCAGGCCAGTCACTGGCCGTAG
- a CDS encoding PadR family transcriptional regulator, translated as MLRELRKGTASLLLLDLLATRPMYGFELAEALRERTNGVLAFKEGTLYPALHRLEAEGLVKPFWQDSPRGPRRRYYCLTAKGRKALAERREHWHTLVEAINGALDAGNGTLSPQGRSRSTVAEA; from the coding sequence ATGTTACGCGAATTACGCAAGGGCACAGCCAGCCTGCTTCTGCTCGATCTGCTGGCGACGCGGCCCATGTACGGGTTCGAACTCGCCGAGGCGCTGCGGGAGCGCACCAACGGTGTGCTCGCCTTCAAGGAAGGCACGCTCTATCCCGCGCTGCACCGCTTGGAAGCCGAGGGGCTGGTGAAGCCCTTTTGGCAGGACAGCCCGCGCGGCCCGCGCCGACGGTACTACTGTCTGACAGCGAAGGGCCGCAAAGCGCTGGCCGAACGCCGCGAGCACTGGCACACATTGGTGGAGGCTATCAATGGCGCGCTTGACGCCGGAAACGGAACGCTTTCTCCGCAAGGCCGTAGCAGGTCTACCGTCGCGGAAGCGTAA